A region of the Carya illinoinensis cultivar Pawnee chromosome 16, C.illinoinensisPawnee_v1, whole genome shotgun sequence genome:
GTTCAATTTTACACTAAACGGCGCTGTTTCCTCTAATTAGTCTAATTTGATTTCCAATTCTCACCTTAAGTTGgcacattaattaataaaaaaattattttagttagtaaaattaaaattaactaaactttttaatgtgaattatttaattaactcattaaaaaaaataacttattaaaattatattgatgaatgatgatgtTAATTGCTACTTTGACAATTTGTTACTAACTTAATGCATAATGAGCATgttttttaatacttatgtaatcatattttgaatttgtgatatattaaataatttaatatatatgcatataatattaaatataatactattagtttATGAGTAATTACTAATTAGTAACATACTATACaagtatacatatatgatatagtatactatgatatatatatatattaatatatatatatatatatatatattagtatactaTAGTATCTTACTAATTACTAATAAGTTAATACCTAGTACTagatactaatagactaatagtattatatttatactatgatatatatatattaatatatataaatatgatactattagtctattactaatttactaatagtctattagtatattatatagtaatagttattaactaatttaacttatttgctaaaactaataatacactattaacttttttacaataactattaaataatttaatatatatatacatattgatATAGTATACTATGTTATTAgtctaatagtattagtacaattgtataaatatattgtatagctatatattaatattaattatagtgattagtataactatagtctatataatagtgttaaatattaatagtagattattaatttattagtatagctatatattaggctattataaattataatgatttaatataactatattagtatagaaACTAAGTATAACAATATTACAATAGTTTATATCAAACTATTAGACTATTggtattttagtattattattattttgataccatattagattattagttaataattatataattaatttatatatacatatataaataattaaatatattttatattatttcattcggtccggggtgaaaaacccctGAACCGGGACCGAATCGAGTTCATTCGGTTTGACAAAATTTGGACTGGACCTATTTCAGTTCAGTCCGGTTCGATTCAAAAATGGCCGGTTAGGTTGGTTTTGCCGGTTCGGACTGGCTGAATCTCACCCCTAATGAGGAGTGGAATAAAAATCTCCCCAAGCAACTCTTAGGGTAGATCTTTGTCAATGAGTTCTAGAGCAACCTCTGCCAAGAAGGGAGGGTTGGTCCAGATCAACCGATTTAGAAGCCTCTTGCAAATGGAATTTTCTTTACAAAATCAGCTTGGATGGTGATCCGAGAAAGTGGGCCAATTGTCTGGTGGGGAAAGTGGATTTGGCATAAACTTTTGCCAAAAAAGGTGTCTATCTTCACGTGGAAAAGTATGAACAAAGGCCTATCAGTAGATTTCGATATCCATAAAATGAACAGAGCTCTTGCTTCCAAATGTGACTGTTGTTGTGCCCCTACTCTTGAAGACCTGAACTGTGTGTTACTTGATGGTGAGGTGGCGTCCCATGTGTGGAGCTCTTTTGCAAGCATCACAGGGATGGGTTGGGGCCCTTGCCAGAGTTGGGTGGAAAGGATCGCTTGGCGGTTTGCCTAGCCTCCCAATTCAGCTTAATGATTGGGCTTCTCCCTTCCCTCATTAGCTAGTTCTTGTGAATTAGGTGTTGCAACGCACGCATGGAGGGTATGGTGAAAACATGAGTGAACATTTGTCTTCAAAATTAGTTTTTTGGCCGAGTGATTGATGGCAAAGCAAGATCTGTCCTTCATAAAACGATTGGATCCATATGTATTGCAGCATTTAGGAATAACTTCACTGTTTTTAAAGACCAAAGTACCTTATTCTAAAGTGGCTAAGATCCAATAGAAGCTATGTTAAGCTGAATATAGATGAGAGAAGTTATGGGAATCCAGGTTTGAGTGGAGGAGGAGGGATTATTAGAGATGAGAATGGGAAGTTTGTGGCCGCTTTCTATAGGCATTATGGGATTCGGTCCAACTTAGAAGCTGAAACTTTCGCTCTAGTAGATAGTCTAAAACTATGTAGGCAACTAAATCTGGTTGAGGTGGAAGTTGAATTTGACTCTAAGATGGTTTGTTCATGGTGGCAACGTGAGTCTGAGGTCATTTGGATACTGAGGGATGCATGGGATTTAGCAAAGACCTTTGCTAACCATATGGTTATTTAGGTAGATCATGCTTACCGTGAAGTCAATAAGGTGGCATATGGATTAGCAAAAATTGGAACTAAGGGACAATCAACTGATATCTTGGCGATTCATGACCTTACTTGCGAAGTTAAGGAGATGTTACGACTTGATAAATTGGGCCTTCCTTATTTACATTATAAATGATGTGTTGGTAAGTTGGGATTTTTTGTGTTACCATACTATTCTTTCGCCATAATTGAAGGCAACTAATAAAGTGGGGCCTCGTCCTctcccttttttgttttttttttttttttttaattgtgaaatAAACCTTACATTGGTAATTCTCCTAGTCCAAATTTCAGCCCTTTGATTCATAAAACTGAAGCTCTGCTTGGAAAATTGAATGATAGAGTTTTGCCAAAATGGATAATAAGTTAAGACAAACCCTAATCTGAAATTCTAGTGGGAAAATATCTACTCACAATTTCTGTTGTTAAAATGTCGAACATATCACTCACTTGTTCTCCTTGGCTATGATTGCCTAGGGGTCATCATTCTAATAAAGAGTAATACTGGATACAattttaagtaataagttttacGTActcagtttaaaaaaataatatgatttattattaaaaaaataattttttatatagatttaaaaaaaaaaaggttattctatttataaaatCCAATTTTTCGAGAGAAAACAATGAGTCTcggataaatattataataatgaaattcaagtgatataattaaaattaatttttaatttattaggaCTTTATGATCTATTTCGTACGTTTTATttatgcaaatgataatgggaCGGTGAGAcccaaaatattcatatttccGAACACCTCGTCGAACGAGCTCAGGACCTCCCGCGCTTTTTCCCTCTCTGAGAAATGTCTGCGGGCGAACACACAACTGTAGCTGCAAACACGAACACAAATCGAGACGATCAGTCGCTGAAACTTGCCCTAGCAATCTCTCTTCTACGATCGAAGCTCATTCAAAACAGGCCTCCTCCGGCCGATCGGAATGAGTCTGATACTTTGCGATGGAAGCGAAAGGTCCCTCTCGCTTATAATCTCCTCACCTCTCAGTTTGGTATCGAGAGAGTCGAGTTTTAATCCTTTGTGGttctatctttctttttcttagcctgaattgtttttttttttttttggacttttAGGCTAAGGAGCGAAAGCAAGAGCTTCTGCGACTCAGAGAAGATCTCAAGGAAGCTGAAGGTTCTCAAATTCTCTCTCCctgagagttttattttttcccttttttaatgttcttttattACAGATGCTTCACAGTGCGATTTGTTTCCGAAAAGTGCATCTTGCAAGTGCTATTTCTTTGATAATTTGGGGAAATTAAGCCCTCCGGGACTTGAAGATGGCTCTGATCGCAGATTCAACGACGTTCTTCGCCGGCGATTTCTCAGACATGGTTTTTTCATTGCCGCCATTACCATCACCATCATAATTGCATATTTTATCCGTGTCCGATTAAATGCCCGAATTTGTTTGTGCAGTGCGCTTCAAGGAAAGGAGGAGAGAAGCAGGTGTGTCAATCCAGCGACGGAAATTTTCAGGTTGATTTCATTACCAAATTGTTTTTcgcaattcaatttttttccacGTGCGTATGAATCGATGCTTTTACGTTGTGGTTCTCATCTTCTCAAAGTGTGATTGGAgtttttgtgcttaattttatTCTCATTGGTTAGAATGTGAGTATGAGGATAAGGATGATGCTAGTGGTCTTCACAACGAGATCCAGAAGAAACTTTTGCATCCTTGGTTATTTTTGTTGAATTGTGGCTATTTTTTAACCAACGAAGTAACTTCAAAGCAAATTGGACTACCTTTCATGTGGCAGTCTTGAATCCTGAAGATGAAGAAACCGAGCAACTCAGGGCCTCAGTTGACTTTCTGGTGGAGCTTTGCGACACTGTTTCTCCTGTCAGGCTGCTTAACTCACTGTCTGTTTGTGCATTATTTTCTTCACTCACAAGCAATTTGTGAATAAATTACcgattcttttgtttttgatcTTATCTTTAATTTTTCTGTTATTAATCCAACTTTGCAGGTGGGAGAGGCTAATTTTGCTAACTGGGCACACCAAGCTgtagaatttattttaggtgCTGATATTCTTTTATTAGTGCATTGTATTTAAGCTTGTGTTTTTGGTAGGAATGAGTTATGCGGTCTACTCAACGGGAAATGTCTTAACTATGATGGCTCCCATGATGAAAAGATTACTATTGGAGAGGAGAAAGTAAAGTCGATTGATGGAAGTTGATACATTGTTACTTATGACTCTCTTTAACATCTTTTTCAAGTCTCTTAATTCCATGCACGAATAGCTAGCACGGAAATTAAGAAGTGGCTGGAAAAAGGGATCACTGTTTGCCATAAAGAGTAGTGATGTGATTTCATTCCTTTTAAAAGAACATTTGCCCTAAGCTGGATGGAAAGAAAAGCTTGAATACTCGAGAGTTTTTTGTCGGGAGAGTGTTATGATAATGAGGATTAAAGAGTTAACCAAAATAGTATCCAACAGTTCTAGAGCTTTTGGATTAATGGTTGGGTCTTtaacagttggtatcagagaaAGGCATCATGTCACGAGTTCGAATCATGGAGGAGGCAACCTATATACTTGGATTAAAATGCCTTGGTACTATGTATGGGTATGTTGTTAAGTCATAAAATACTGATAGATGAGTGAAGCCGCCAAAAGGGAAAGTGCTACCACCAGGTCAGTGTCGATAGAGTGTCAGATTCAAAAGCGTGATGAGATGTTATGATTTTGAGGGTTGAAAgtttaaccaaattagtatcTAATAGTCCTAAGACTTTTGGATCAATGGTTGGATCTTTAACAGAGAGTTAAAAGTATGACATATGACCTACTTAAATGAGAAAACAACCACCGTCATCCTATGAATAGTAGAATAGAAAATGTGCAATAGTGTACAGATAGTATGACTCGTTCATTTTCCACCGGAGTGAGGAGGTAAAGCCAGCTATGGCTATGTTTACTGTTGTCTCGCAATTAGGAGACTAGCTAAAGTTCAACTCCCAATGACATTGATGTGTGCTATTGTTTATTTAGTTGCTTCCATTTTTATAATGAGGCAATATGGTCCTGGTTATTACTCTCTAACTCTGATAATTTTTATTCCGCTTCTTGAAGCTTCATTGAAGAATCTATTACCAAGGGGAAAAGACACGAAACTCATTGAAGGA
Encoded here:
- the LOC122299769 gene encoding protein MULTIPOLAR SPINDLE 1 isoform X2 — encoded protein: MSAGEHTTVAANTNTNRDDQSLKLALAISLLRSKLIQNRPPPADRNESDTLRWKRKAKERKQELLRLREDLKEAEDASQCDLFPKSASCKCYFFDNLGKLSPPGLEDGSDRRFNDVLRRRFLRHVRFKERRREAGVSIQRRKFSVLNPEDEETEQLRASVDFLVELCDTVSPVGEANFANWAHQAVEFILASLKNLLPRGKDTKLIEGIVNSLIMRLVRRMCSPSKVFESLHTGLDAQFYVQHLIRKLGSEAYVGQRAILSVSQRISVLAESFLFLDPFDNSFPGMHDCMFTLIQLIEFLISDYLLVWSSAEGFDKMLFEEWAAYILHAQKAVELLESRNGLYVLYMDRVTGELAKQVGQSSSLQKLKPEILDNLFH
- the LOC122299769 gene encoding protein MULTIPOLAR SPINDLE 1 isoform X1; the protein is MSAGEHTTVAANTNTNRDDQSLKLALAISLLRSKLIQNRPPPADRNESDTLRWKRKAKERKQELLRLREDLKEAEDASQCDLFPKSASCKCYFFDNLGKLSPPGLEDGSDRRFNDVLRRRFLRHVRFKERRREAGVSIQRRKFSVLNPEDEETEQLRASVDFLVELCDTVSPVGEANFANWAHQAVEFILASLKNLLPRGKDTKLIEGIVNSLIMRLVRRMCSPSKVFESLHTGLDAQFYVQHLIRKLGSEAYVGQRAILSVSQRISVLAESFLFLDPFDNSFPGMHDCMFTLIQLIEFLISDYLLVWSSAEGFDKNNSKMMECDDNAVLFEEWAAYILHAQKAVELLESRNGLYVLYMDRVTGELAKQVGQSSSLQKLKPEILDNLFH